A stretch of Candidatus Zixiibacteriota bacterium DNA encodes these proteins:
- a CDS encoding phosphoenolpyruvate carboxykinase (ATP): MSDSLYQPEIYARFRRNLQKCLHGPNIREVDLDDIREPAILHGTQTKFGSWGWRSAISSRIGGKTVTLGSEKVREFNISDEKKKIISNAPDELEKVLHLMETLPFVHLKRQMGQNSEYNPKCNLYMSVADPKNHRQAYMWGNTMGPVTKAPGPEFTLIHIPDEHQIRQQALVLPDHNVTIVLGSDYMGEDKKGFLRNGMHAADALGMLGLHAGTKVVIIRDPKTNKLKKYGVFLFGLSATGKSTWSCHQLGLDWSKGERTLVCQDDICFLNKDGSAYGSEANFFVKTDVDKKLQEAMYNALVHKSALYENVMINAAGQPDFLDENLCGNGRAVAMKKQMKIKRGWGPFSMKNIWYPSYNLPELDELDGLVFAFITRRNTIMAFAQQLTPIQAALAYLWGESSHSYASNPAKAGESVRTVGTDPFIVGSRAHKVNQFYRIIMDLTANYPDKVSFFQYNTGGMGEIIEAGEKGAKNVIRKTERVPIETMAAIQRGDLRNTNKYRKSFLGTNEIVSAEGADLSAYVPEKYYSQEQIDNYLRDLVSGRRKFTEAVAEEGLMPEIIRAAEESYSIAPKKETKVYMSTPRKAAPPPQENTPKKLTDWKPNPRLVRDRGWRYG, from the coding sequence ATGTCCGACTCGTTATACCAGCCTGAGATTTACGCACGATTCCGTAGGAATTTGCAAAAATGCCTGCATGGCCCGAACATCAGAGAAGTGGACCTCGATGATATCCGCGAACCGGCGATCCTCCACGGCACACAGACTAAGTTCGGCTCATGGGGATGGCGTTCGGCGATCTCAAGCCGAATCGGCGGAAAGACAGTCACGCTCGGTTCTGAGAAGGTCAGAGAATTCAACATCTCTGACGAGAAGAAGAAGATAATTTCCAATGCACCCGACGAATTGGAAAAAGTTCTGCACCTGATGGAGACATTGCCGTTCGTGCATCTGAAGCGTCAGATGGGACAGAATTCCGAATACAATCCGAAGTGCAATCTCTATATGTCTGTGGCTGATCCAAAGAATCATCGCCAGGCATACATGTGGGGAAACACGATGGGTCCGGTAACGAAGGCACCCGGTCCGGAGTTTACGCTGATTCACATTCCCGACGAACACCAGATTCGTCAGCAGGCTTTGGTGTTGCCTGACCACAACGTGACGATCGTGCTCGGATCAGATTACATGGGCGAGGACAAGAAGGGCTTTCTGCGTAACGGCATGCACGCAGCCGATGCTCTCGGGATGCTCGGTCTGCATGCCGGCACGAAGGTTGTGATAATCCGCGATCCGAAGACAAACAAGCTGAAGAAGTATGGAGTGTTTCTGTTTGGGCTTTCCGCTACCGGCAAGAGCACCTGGTCCTGCCATCAGCTCGGCCTCGATTGGTCGAAAGGCGAGCGGACGCTTGTTTGTCAGGATGATATATGTTTCCTGAACAAAGATGGCTCCGCATACGGTTCAGAAGCGAATTTCTTCGTTAAGACCGATGTCGATAAGAAGCTTCAAGAGGCGATGTATAATGCCCTCGTGCACAAGAGCGCTCTGTATGAAAATGTGATGATAAACGCCGCAGGTCAGCCCGATTTCCTCGACGAGAACCTCTGCGGAAATGGTCGCGCTGTGGCGATGAAGAAGCAGATGAAGATCAAGCGAGGCTGGGGACCGTTCTCGATGAAAAATATCTGGTACCCATCTTATAACCTCCCGGAGCTGGATGAGCTTGACGGACTTGTGTTCGCATTCATAACCCGACGCAACACGATCATGGCATTTGCGCAGCAATTGACACCGATTCAGGCAGCCCTGGCCTATCTTTGGGGTGAATCGAGCCACAGCTACGCATCAAACCCGGCGAAGGCTGGCGAATCGGTTCGCACGGTCGGCACGGATCCGTTCATTGTGGGCTCGCGCGCACACAAGGTGAACCAGTTCTATCGGATCATCATGGATTTGACGGCGAATTACCCTGATAAGGTCTCATTCTTCCAGTACAACACGGGCGGAATGGGTGAAATAATCGAGGCGGGCGAGAAGGGTGCAAAGAATGTGATTCGTAAAACCGAACGCGTTCCGATCGAAACGATGGCTGCAATTCAGCGCGGCGATCTTCGTAACACGAACAAGTATAGAAAGAGTTTCCTCGGAACTAACGAAATCGTATCTGCTGAGGGTGCGGATCTGAGTGCGTATGTCCCGGAGAAGTACTATTCGCAAGAGCAGATCGACAACTATCTTCGCGATCTGGTCAGCGGACGGCGCAAGTTTACCGAAGCTGTCGCGGAAGAAGGCCTGATGCCGGAGATCATCCGAGCAGCGGAAGAATCGTACAGCATTGCTCCAAAGAAAGAAACCAAAGTCTACATGTCGACTCCCAGGAAGGCGGCACCGCCTCCACAGGAGAATACACCAAAGAAGCTGACAGACTGGAAACCGAATCCAAGACTCGTGAGAGATCGGGGCTGGCGATACGGTTGA
- the ndk gene encoding nucleoside-diphosphate kinase, whose amino-acid sequence MANTLGIVKPDGVQRKLIGAIVSKIEKEGLILRGMKVLHLTKERAEKFYAVHADKPFYKPLVEFMTSGPIVVMVIGGHDSIDRWRNLMGATDPAKAKYDTIRREFGTSIERNVVHGSDSAANAKIEVAFFFSEDEILPKE is encoded by the coding sequence ATGGCCAATACACTGGGTATAGTGAAACCTGACGGCGTCCAACGCAAGCTGATAGGGGCGATTGTCAGCAAGATCGAGAAGGAGGGGTTGATCCTCCGGGGGATGAAAGTGCTTCATCTCACAAAAGAGAGAGCCGAGAAATTCTACGCTGTCCACGCAGACAAACCGTTCTACAAGCCGCTGGTGGAGTTCATGACCTCAGGGCCGATCGTCGTGATGGTTATCGGCGGTCACGATTCCATTGACAGATGGCGCAACCTGATGGGTGCAACCGATCCCGCGAAGGCGAAATATGACACGATTCGTCGCGAGTTCGGAACCTCGATAGAGAGAAATGTGGTGCACGGTTCAGACAGCGCCGCGAATGCCAAGATTGAAGTTGCCTTTTTCTTCAGTGAGGATGAAATCCTCCCCAAGGAGTGA
- a CDS encoding pyridoxal phosphate-dependent aminotransferase, giving the protein MMISNRIGRLELSPTLRISAKAKAMKGEGIDVIDFSVGEPDFNTPSDIKKAGINAIENNFTGYTANDGIPELKAAIRTRLKQDHGLDYSAKEIIVSCGAKHSLYNLFLAIINRDEEVIIPSPYWVSYPQQVLLADGKPVIVPTREENGFRITPDELKANINFNTKAIIINNPGNPTGSAYTREQLQAICEIAVSEGLLIVADEIYEHIIYDGYRFCSIASLGEKIREKTVIINGVSKSYAMTGWRIGYAAGPRAIISAMDIVQSHSTSNANSIAQKAAAEALSGHKAEISQMVAEFQARRNFMLNKIRRIPGINCYEPQGAFYLFPNTSEYYNTESGGMKIRNSYGLSYYLLKEAAVAVVPGSAFGADQNIRLSYSTSMDKIDEGTDRIIEAMTKLTESPKYKRVALQNVMTHPRGMTKSELEISVDERDVLVQEAENALPYDRYFEWNANINGIIIQLRTNVPHLYDFWVENWYPAQLESDLEPHGIIYVVDGVPGRTPYAYYNPDMKTAVMFNTSHYGQVRSWALGMTAQISERLLDVHGIRAACLDFDGRGLALIGPKDMKRGSTFFSLLEDGKAKFVTNDWVFVRYRGSEAIADAPERKFYFKTSIAKKFPHYARIFDRSKCENVVTTRADWTSFDDSGEECPLDMGEPYCYWGANDSRAMVDPSWIAGPTGYTKRTRLNKIAIMCFEPNSPAVEKLKEADALDLITEGRYRPQSKAGMEPYSTQPFFNPYMLSSSVENEDLQRRNFHQLFRVADVYKVNIAAIPGEAMKSRIRELMG; this is encoded by the coding sequence GTGATGATTTCCAACAGGATCGGCAGGCTGGAGCTATCCCCGACTCTTCGCATCAGCGCAAAAGCCAAAGCGATGAAGGGTGAGGGAATCGATGTGATCGATTTCTCAGTCGGTGAGCCAGATTTCAATACTCCGTCCGATATCAAGAAAGCCGGCATAAACGCCATCGAAAATAACTTCACCGGATACACGGCCAACGACGGCATCCCGGAACTCAAGGCCGCGATTCGCACCCGTTTGAAGCAGGATCACGGACTGGACTACAGTGCCAAAGAGATTATTGTCTCATGCGGAGCCAAGCACAGTCTGTACAACCTCTTCCTTGCGATCATCAATCGCGACGAGGAGGTTATCATCCCTTCGCCATACTGGGTATCCTACCCGCAGCAGGTTTTGCTCGCTGATGGCAAGCCGGTAATTGTACCGACTCGCGAGGAGAATGGATTTCGCATCACACCGGATGAACTTAAGGCGAACATCAATTTCAATACTAAAGCAATAATCATCAACAATCCAGGCAATCCTACCGGATCGGCCTACACGCGCGAACAACTGCAGGCAATCTGCGAGATTGCCGTGTCGGAGGGATTGCTGATTGTTGCAGATGAGATCTATGAGCATATCATCTATGACGGATACCGCTTCTGCTCCATCGCATCGCTTGGTGAAAAGATTCGAGAGAAGACAGTCATCATAAATGGCGTCTCGAAATCGTATGCCATGACCGGCTGGCGGATCGGCTATGCCGCAGGACCGCGAGCGATAATCAGCGCGATGGACATAGTGCAGTCCCACTCGACCTCGAACGCAAACTCGATCGCGCAGAAGGCTGCTGCAGAGGCGCTTTCCGGCCACAAAGCCGAGATCAGTCAGATGGTGGCAGAGTTTCAGGCACGCAGGAATTTCATGCTGAACAAGATTCGGCGCATCCCCGGAATAAACTGTTATGAGCCGCAGGGTGCATTCTATCTGTTCCCGAACACATCGGAATACTACAACACTGAATCCGGCGGGATGAAGATTCGAAATTCCTATGGCCTCTCCTACTACCTGCTAAAGGAAGCGGCGGTCGCCGTCGTCCCCGGCAGCGCATTTGGAGCGGACCAGAATATCCGGCTGTCGTATTCTACATCTATGGATAAGATCGACGAAGGTACTGACCGGATCATCGAGGCAATGACGAAGCTTACGGAATCACCGAAGTACAAGCGCGTTGCTCTCCAGAATGTAATGACTCACCCGCGCGGCATGACAAAGTCGGAACTTGAAATTTCTGTTGATGAACGTGATGTTCTGGTTCAGGAAGCGGAGAATGCTCTCCCCTATGATCGCTATTTCGAGTGGAATGCGAACATCAATGGTATCATCATTCAACTGCGCACAAATGTGCCGCATCTGTATGACTTCTGGGTGGAGAACTGGTATCCAGCGCAGCTCGAATCTGATCTCGAACCGCACGGCATCATATATGTAGTCGATGGTGTGCCGGGAAGGACGCCATACGCGTACTACAATCCCGACATGAAGACTGCGGTGATGTTTAACACATCTCACTACGGTCAGGTCAGAAGCTGGGCGCTCGGTATGACGGCTCAAATCAGCGAACGTCTGCTGGATGTTCACGGAATCCGCGCTGCATGCCTGGACTTTGACGGACGCGGTCTGGCGCTGATCGGTCCAAAGGATATGAAACGCGGTTCGACTTTCTTCAGTCTGCTTGAGGACGGCAAGGCGAAATTCGTAACTAACGACTGGGTTTTCGTTCGCTATAGGGGCAGCGAAGCAATCGCAGATGCACCGGAACGAAAATTCTACTTTAAGACATCGATCGCTAAGAAATTCCCGCACTATGCGAGAATATTCGACCGGAGCAAGTGCGAGAATGTCGTAACGACTCGGGCCGACTGGACGAGCTTCGATGACAGCGGCGAGGAATGCCCACTCGATATGGGTGAGCCGTATTGCTACTGGGGAGCCAATGACTCCCGCGCTATGGTCGATCCGTCGTGGATTGCGGGACCAACCGGATACACAAAGAGAACTCGCTTGAACAAAATCGCTATCATGTGCTTTGAGCCGAATTCTCCGGCTGTGGAGAAACTGAAAGAGGCGGATGCGCTCGATCTGATCACTGAAGGCCGGTATCGTCCTCAATCGAAGGCAGGGATGGAGCCGTACTCGACGCAACCCTTCTTCAATCCGTACATGCTGTCATCTTCGGTCGAGAATGAGGACCTGCAGCGCCGTAATTTCCACCAGCTATTCAGGGTAGCTGACGTGTATAAAGTTAATATTGCAGCGATTCCGGGCGAGGCAATGAAATCACGAATTCGTGAGTTGATGGGTTAG
- a CDS encoding flotillin, with protein sequence MSPLVIIIIAVVVIMATIVVVVLKNYRKVGPNEVLIVSGGKKRSITMPDGSVRQIGYRFRIGGGTFVRPFIEQAQILPLEIIPMEIQVDDAISTNGIRCTVRGTAEVKIAGDEPSIHLASEQFLGKAVSDIRDVAFRTLEGSTRALIGTMNIESLNKNRKDFAAKVFDDVGGYFSNMGLKLLSFNLKEITDPSGYLEALGKPRIVEARRDAEVAEAEAARDAIIKSAQAKKDGDIAKLIADTEVAEANQDLQLKNAELQTELNRRKADADFSYELQRHKLNQDLKTEEGKVRLIEKNSAIEIEKKEIERVEQELDATVRKPAEAEQFRLEAEAKGMAEAKRIQGVIEAELIEKIGRAEAEALRKKAESWNSYSQPALLQMMFEKLPELAREMAAPISKIDKIVMISNDGKLGTSKVTGELASMMAQLPTVVKSLSGFDLESWLKKLSEQGGQEIEHQPPKSNPAKE encoded by the coding sequence GTGAGCCCCCTGGTTATAATAATAATTGCAGTCGTGGTGATTATGGCTACGATAGTGGTAGTTGTGCTCAAGAACTACCGCAAAGTGGGTCCGAACGAAGTACTGATTGTCTCGGGAGGGAAGAAACGCTCGATTACCATGCCTGATGGGTCGGTGCGCCAAATCGGGTACCGTTTTCGTATCGGGGGTGGAACATTTGTGCGCCCATTCATCGAACAGGCTCAGATTCTCCCACTGGAGATAATCCCCATGGAGATTCAGGTTGATGACGCGATTTCCACGAATGGTATCCGATGCACGGTCCGTGGAACGGCTGAAGTGAAGATCGCGGGTGACGAGCCATCGATTCACCTCGCGTCTGAGCAGTTCCTCGGAAAAGCAGTCAGTGACATACGCGACGTGGCTTTCAGGACTCTCGAAGGTTCGACTCGTGCCCTGATTGGAACAATGAATATCGAATCGCTGAATAAAAATCGAAAAGATTTCGCTGCAAAGGTGTTCGATGATGTCGGTGGTTATTTCTCAAACATGGGCTTGAAACTGCTCTCTTTCAACCTCAAGGAAATCACCGATCCGTCCGGCTATCTCGAAGCGCTCGGAAAGCCGCGCATAGTAGAGGCAAGGCGCGATGCCGAAGTCGCCGAAGCCGAGGCTGCTCGCGATGCAATCATCAAATCCGCACAAGCGAAGAAGGATGGAGACATCGCGAAACTTATCGCAGATACTGAAGTCGCGGAAGCGAACCAGGACCTTCAACTAAAGAATGCTGAATTGCAGACTGAACTCAACCGCAGAAAAGCGGACGCTGATTTCTCCTATGAATTGCAGCGCCACAAACTGAATCAGGATCTGAAGACCGAAGAGGGCAAAGTCAGGCTCATCGAGAAGAACTCCGCGATCGAGATCGAGAAAAAAGAGATCGAACGAGTCGAGCAGGAACTCGATGCGACCGTCCGCAAGCCCGCAGAGGCGGAGCAGTTCCGGCTTGAGGCGGAAGCGAAAGGTATGGCTGAAGCCAAGCGAATCCAGGGAGTGATTGAGGCCGAACTTATTGAAAAGATTGGTCGGGCGGAAGCCGAGGCGCTACGCAAAAAGGCAGAATCCTGGAATTCGTATTCGCAGCCTGCTTTACTTCAGATGATGTTCGAAAAACTGCCCGAACTCGCTCGCGAGATGGCAGCGCCGATTTCGAAGATCGACAAGATCGTGATGATCTCGAACGACGGCAAGCTCGGAACCTCCAAGGTGACGGGCGAACTCGCGTCGATGATGGCGCAATTGCCGACAGTCGTAAAATCGCTCTCAGGATTTGATCTGGAATCGTGGCTGAAGAAGTTGTCCGAACAGGGTGGGCAAGAGATCGAGCATCAGCCTCCGAAGAGCAACCCAGCCAAGGAATAA
- a CDS encoding thrombospondin type 3 repeat-containing protein: MKVRVLRFSLALVLVLSMVSISLAEDATSGSDRAEPIPEWKLQAESNPQQAREIIHEYGGNWCNTQVSYEQNAADKDFMFDPALPCPSQGSCDNPATRNLYLPEQYDPIIWIRLKFNVFREDDGSNSAATQAEVDAAVDRLQADYLPHKIQFLYETEFINSTQYRFFEDPEESGMKFNNSDSPGTKLNIYIVDINSFYIGVGTFPWDSRALNYLGGIIVDDSYIGYNYTTLSHEVGHCLGLWHTFHGVDEVTECGGCYEEPQTSFGDIRGDFCADTDPTPTNFSCSPPGGSDPCSGKSWGTTDVQNYMGYSSDVCQTEFSYQQSGRMQCWISSELFSWTDTDVDNDGILNVNDNCPTVANLGQEDSDADTVGNVCDNCESTPNRDQFDGDADGLGDACDDCTDSDDDGYGDPGYVLNTCLEDNCPDDANPSQTDTDNDTFGDACDNCPMISNIYQYDADGDGTGDPCEAEGVYIQCCLDLNDAYYQEPYTYQFWAVGGVGPYTWAKGIGQFPFGLSINNSTGVLSGTPGWKDSYYFSVIVTDQTGAKDTVTISMVIDDPPPPEWVCGDADASLEIDIDDVVYLISYIFTGGPAPIPVESGDADCSGGVDIDDVVYIISYIFSGGAAPCESCP; the protein is encoded by the coding sequence ATGAAAGTGAGAGTTTTGCGATTTTCCCTTGCACTTGTGCTTGTTCTCAGCATGGTCTCGATCAGCCTTGCGGAAGACGCGACTTCGGGAAGCGACAGGGCCGAGCCAATTCCGGAATGGAAGCTGCAGGCTGAGAGCAACCCGCAACAGGCGAGAGAGATCATCCACGAGTATGGCGGGAACTGGTGCAACACGCAGGTTAGCTATGAACAGAATGCGGCAGACAAGGATTTCATGTTCGATCCTGCTCTTCCCTGCCCCAGCCAGGGATCGTGCGACAACCCTGCTACCCGCAATTTATACCTGCCCGAGCAGTACGACCCGATCATCTGGATAAGACTGAAGTTTAATGTGTTTCGAGAGGATGACGGTTCCAATTCAGCAGCCACGCAGGCGGAGGTCGACGCGGCAGTTGACAGGCTCCAGGCGGACTATCTGCCCCACAAGATACAATTCCTATACGAGACAGAGTTCATTAACTCGACTCAATACAGGTTTTTCGAGGATCCGGAAGAATCGGGAATGAAATTCAACAATTCCGACAGCCCTGGCACTAAGCTCAACATATATATTGTCGACATCAATTCGTTTTACATCGGAGTCGGCACTTTCCCCTGGGATTCGAGAGCTCTCAACTATCTGGGTGGTATCATAGTTGATGACAGCTACATAGGCTACAACTACACCACTCTTTCTCACGAAGTGGGACATTGTCTCGGACTGTGGCATACATTCCACGGCGTTGATGAAGTGACCGAGTGTGGTGGATGCTACGAGGAGCCGCAGACCTCATTTGGCGACATAAGAGGCGACTTCTGCGCAGATACAGATCCGACACCCACCAATTTTAGTTGCAGCCCTCCGGGCGGTTCCGATCCCTGCAGTGGCAAAAGCTGGGGAACCACGGACGTTCAGAATTACATGGGCTATTCGTCGGATGTTTGCCAGACAGAGTTCTCATACCAGCAATCTGGCAGGATGCAATGCTGGATATCATCCGAGCTATTCTCGTGGACCGATACCGATGTTGACAACGACGGCATTCTGAACGTAAACGATAACTGTCCAACAGTGGCGAACCTGGGACAGGAAGACAGTGATGCCGACACTGTTGGTAACGTTTGCGACAACTGCGAATCGACACCGAACCGCGATCAATTTGATGGCGATGCCGACGGGCTCGGCGACGCGTGCGACGACTGTACCGATTCCGATGACGACGGGTACGGCGATCCCGGCTACGTGCTCAACACCTGTCTTGAGGACAACTGTCCGGACGATGCGAACCCATCGCAGACTGACACAGATAACGATACGTTTGGCGATGCCTGCGACAATTGTCCCATGATCTCGAATATCTACCAATATGATGCAGACGGAGACGGAACCGGGGATCCGTGCGAAGCAGAGGGCGTCTATATCCAGTGCTGCCTGGACTTGAATGATGCTTACTATCAGGAACCATATACATACCAATTCTGGGCGGTTGGAGGAGTCGGACCATATACGTGGGCTAAGGGCATCGGTCAATTCCCATTCGGGCTTTCTATCAATAACAGCACCGGAGTTCTCTCCGGCACGCCGGGATGGAAGGACAGCTACTACTTTTCAGTCATAGTCACTGATCAGACGGGCGCGAAGGATACTGTAACGATATCAATGGTGATCGATGATCCGCCGCCTCCGGAATGGGTATGCGGCGATGCTGATGCCAGCCTTGAGATAGACATTGATGACGTCGTCTACCTGATCAGCTACATCTTCACCGGCGGGCCGGCACCGATTCCGGTTGAGTCAGGAGATGCAGACTGTTCGGGTGGAGTTGACATCGATGATGTTGTGTACATAATCTCATACATATTCAGCGGTGGCGCTGCACCATGCGAAAGCTGCCCGTAG
- a CDS encoding T9SS type A sorting domain-containing protein: MRESLPDACYTDRFVMSNNSPDIFSLFGPGFAHSDYRFAEILLELAGDDLDKQAFAFGYYSHISCDAIAHNEYLPPPGIEHAVRELAISSIVYFDNPILRDAGDRIAFGYYPQMIRDASEIFVQRYNEGRVIEEEEMVEMARFLAYAIVAQHVVIRNVLFLYWASHAEPRSKWIDFYNRSIDSACVSIVNAAMNPHAEIHVGHTHSISKELSLAHLGKKLCNILGVELQESKQGEYVSFEANLANGSIGENDALREILSSNDLDANLRWLSNLYDKISDMDTQIPSPGISLLPSHPNPFNASTEVTIECDILVDRIDVSVINLAGQHVARLFSGSFSVGMHTIDWNGSDDSGRDVSSGVYFVTVRTDNITLSQKLLLVK, translated from the coding sequence ATGCGGGAGTCGCTTCCAGATGCCTGCTACACTGACAGATTCGTTATGAGTAACAACAGCCCCGATATCTTCTCGTTGTTTGGACCGGGATTCGCCCATTCCGATTATCGGTTCGCGGAAATCCTGCTCGAACTCGCCGGAGATGATCTGGACAAGCAGGCGTTCGCATTCGGATACTACTCACACATTTCCTGCGATGCGATAGCCCATAATGAGTATCTTCCTCCACCGGGTATCGAACATGCAGTGCGGGAGTTAGCGATATCGTCGATAGTCTACTTCGATAATCCGATATTGCGAGATGCCGGAGATAGAATAGCTTTCGGATACTATCCCCAGATGATCCGTGATGCCTCCGAGATTTTCGTTCAGCGCTACAACGAGGGGCGTGTGATTGAAGAGGAGGAGATGGTCGAAATGGCGAGATTCCTGGCTTACGCAATAGTGGCCCAACATGTGGTGATCAGAAATGTCCTGTTTCTCTATTGGGCAAGCCACGCTGAACCAAGATCGAAGTGGATCGACTTCTATAACAGGTCTATTGACTCCGCATGTGTATCTATTGTCAATGCTGCGATGAACCCTCATGCTGAAATCCACGTCGGCCATACGCATTCGATATCAAAGGAGCTTTCACTCGCCCATCTCGGCAAGAAGCTATGCAATATATTGGGCGTTGAACTACAGGAAAGTAAGCAGGGAGAATATGTCTCATTTGAAGCGAACCTGGCGAACGGATCGATCGGAGAAAACGATGCATTGAGAGAAATTCTCTCCTCTAATGACCTGGATGCAAACCTGCGTTGGCTCTCTAACCTTTACGATAAGATTAGCGACATGGACACCCAGATTCCATCACCTGGAATCTCGCTGCTCCCATCTCACCCGAATCCATTCAATGCATCGACGGAAGTCACTATCGAATGCGATATTTTAGTTGACAGAATTGATGTTTCAGTTATTAACTTGGCGGGTCAGCATGTGGCTCGTCTTTTTTCGGGGAGTTTTTCTGTTGGTATGCACACAATTGACTGGAACGGCTCTGATGACTCCGGCAGGGATGTTTCATCGGGAGTCTACTTTGTCACCGTCCGTACCGACAATATCACACTCAGTCAGAAACTGCTGTTAGTTAAGTAG